Genomic window (Ureibacillus composti):
GGAGCTGGAAAGTCCACTAAATCAAAACAAGTGGCGGTAGATAAATGCGCAGTTCTATTATCAGAGGATGAATGGCTTGAATCTCTTTATCCCAATCAGATCACATCATTTGAGGACTATCTAAAATTTTCAGCACAGCTTAAGCCATTGGTGAAAAAGCATGTCCAAAACATATTAAGTGTCGGTACGGATGTCGTGATGGATTTTCCAGCGAACACGCAAAAACTGCGAAAGTGGTTTTTGGAAATGGCGTCAGAGGTCAATGCAAACCATCAACTAATTTTCCTTAATTTAACTAACGAGCAATGCTTACGTCAAATTGCACAAAGGCGTATCGAAAAACCCGAAAG
Coding sequences:
- a CDS encoding ATP-binding protein, giving the protein MKQSGTLYFFCGKMGAGKSTKSKQVAVDKCAVLLSEDEWLESLYPNQITSFEDYLKFSAQLKPLVKKHVQNILSVGTDVVMDFPANTQKLRKWFLEMASEVNANHQLIFLNLTNEQCLRQIAQRRIEKPERAAFDTETVFLHVTNYFEAPEASEGLNILEFSRKE